A window from Myxococcus fulvus encodes these proteins:
- a CDS encoding DUF4291 domain-containing protein, whose product MSARREVRADFDRGSIVMYQAYPDAIADVAVATQRFGPPFSVGRMTWIKPSFLWLMHRSNWGRKSGQERTLAVRIHRAGWEAALAAGVLTAYEPGAHGSPEAWRKAFEAAPVHIQWDPERSLRGAGLPHDSIQVGLGRGIIQRYVEDWVVSITDVTPLVHKVRKHLDEGRAEQATRLLPREAVYPVPQALVRRLGM is encoded by the coding sequence ATGAGCGCGCGACGGGAGGTCCGCGCGGACTTCGACCGTGGGTCCATCGTGATGTATCAGGCCTATCCGGACGCCATCGCGGACGTGGCGGTGGCGACGCAGCGCTTCGGGCCGCCGTTCTCCGTGGGGCGGATGACCTGGATCAAGCCCAGCTTCCTGTGGCTGATGCACCGCTCCAACTGGGGGCGCAAGAGCGGGCAGGAGCGGACCCTGGCGGTGCGCATCCATCGAGCGGGGTGGGAGGCGGCGCTGGCGGCGGGCGTGCTCACCGCGTACGAGCCTGGCGCCCACGGCTCACCGGAGGCCTGGAGGAAGGCCTTCGAGGCGGCGCCGGTCCACATCCAGTGGGATCCGGAGCGTTCGCTGCGCGGCGCGGGGCTGCCGCACGACAGCATCCAGGTGGGGCTGGGGCGCGGCATCATCCAGCGCTACGTGGAGGACTGGGTGGTCTCCATCACCGACGTGACGCCGCTGGTGCACAAGGTGCGCAAGCACCTGGACGAGGGGCGCGCGGAGCAGGCCACGCGGCTGTTGCCCCGGGAGGCCGTCTATCCGGTGCCACAGGCGCTGGTGCGCCGACTGGGGATGTGA
- the mug gene encoding G/U mismatch-specific DNA glycosylase gives MPASRRPTREELDAATGSTMPDLIGPGLRVLFCGINPSLYSVVVGYHFARPGNRFWPTMHQSGFTPRQLLPSEQGALLGFGLGITNVVDRATATADQLDDSELRTGAKSLEAKVRRHRPRFLAVLGVGAYRTAFARPKAKLGLQPETLGNTRLWVLPNPSGLNAHYQLPDLARLFAQLRHAADEG, from the coding sequence ATGCCCGCATCACGGCGCCCCACGCGCGAGGAGCTCGACGCAGCCACGGGCAGCACCATGCCGGACCTCATCGGCCCGGGGTTGCGGGTGTTGTTCTGCGGCATCAATCCCAGCCTGTACTCGGTGGTGGTGGGGTACCACTTCGCGCGGCCGGGCAATCGCTTCTGGCCGACGATGCACCAGTCGGGCTTCACGCCCCGGCAGTTGCTGCCCTCGGAGCAGGGGGCGCTGTTGGGGTTCGGGTTGGGAATCACCAATGTCGTGGACCGGGCGACGGCGACGGCGGACCAGCTCGACGACTCGGAGCTGAGGACGGGCGCGAAGTCCCTGGAGGCCAAGGTCCGGCGGCATCGGCCGCGCTTCCTCGCGGTGCTGGGCGTGGGGGCGTACCGCACGGCCTTCGCGAGGCCCAAGGCGAAGCTCGGGCTCCAGCCGGAGACGCTCGGGAACACGCGCCTGTGGGTGCTGCCGAATCCCAGCGGACTCAATGCCCACTACCAGCTCCCCGACCTGGCCAGACTCTTCGCGCAGCTCCGCCACGCGGCGGATGAAGGCTGA
- a CDS encoding DUF3592 domain-containing protein — protein sequence MMKGLMMGLMLLFGAMLAYGGGRLLYRAHASEQWPTTEGTVVSSSVQTMHDRRNTRFHPEVRYEYSVGGSHYTSDTVSFGGNDTGALPDAQRLTRRYASGTKMAVHYAPDDPAIACVECGGAGVSSYVVMFGGLAVAGIAGTSMVDMVSSDVRERRRNKGKRLVG from the coding sequence ATGATGAAGGGATTGATGATGGGGTTGATGCTGCTGTTCGGCGCGATGCTGGCCTATGGAGGCGGGCGCCTGCTGTACCGCGCGCATGCGAGCGAGCAGTGGCCGACCACCGAGGGCACCGTCGTCTCCTCGTCCGTGCAGACGATGCACGACCGGCGCAACACCCGCTTCCACCCCGAGGTGCGCTACGAGTACTCGGTGGGTGGCAGCCACTACACGTCCGACACCGTCTCCTTCGGCGGCAACGACACGGGCGCGCTGCCGGACGCGCAGCGGCTGACGCGCCGGTATGCCTCCGGCACGAAGATGGCTGTCCACTACGCGCCGGACGACCCGGCCATCGCGTGCGTCGAGTGCGGTGGCGCGGGCGTGTCCAGCTACGTGGTGATGTTCGGCGGGCTCGCCGTCGCCGGCATCGCGGGGACGAGCATGGTGGACATGGTCAGCTCCGACGTCCGCGAGCGTCGGCGCAACAAGGGCAAGCGGCTCGTCGGCTGA
- a CDS encoding response regulator produces MTSKDANIRILVVDDHPMLREGLCGMIAGQPDMTLVAEAETGEQALRAYRTHTPDITLMDVQMPGMNGIDAITAIRAEFPTARIIVLTTYKGDAQALRAIKAGASGYLLKSMLRKELVETIRGVHAGRRRIAADIAAELAEHVADDELTAREREVLSRVAAGNANKEVAAQMGISEETVKTHMKNVLTKLSARDRTHAVVVAMRRGIIDL; encoded by the coding sequence ATGACTTCGAAGGACGCGAACATCCGCATCCTGGTGGTCGACGACCATCCGATGTTGCGTGAAGGGCTGTGCGGGATGATTGCCGGTCAGCCGGACATGACGCTCGTGGCGGAGGCGGAGACGGGCGAGCAGGCGCTGCGGGCGTACCGGACGCACACGCCGGACATCACGCTGATGGACGTGCAGATGCCAGGGATGAACGGCATCGACGCCATCACCGCCATCCGCGCGGAGTTCCCCACGGCGCGCATCATCGTGCTGACGACGTACAAGGGGGACGCGCAGGCGCTGCGCGCCATCAAGGCGGGAGCGTCCGGCTACCTGCTCAAGAGCATGCTGCGCAAGGAGCTGGTGGAGACCATCCGCGGCGTGCATGCGGGCCGTCGCCGCATCGCCGCGGACATCGCGGCGGAGCTGGCGGAGCACGTGGCGGATGACGAGCTGACGGCGCGCGAGCGGGAGGTCCTGAGCCGCGTGGCCGCGGGCAACGCGAACAAGGAGGTCGCCGCGCAGATGGGCATCTCCGAGGAGACCGTCAAGACGCACATGAAGAACGTGCTGACGAAGCTCTCCGCGCGGGACAGGACGCACGCCGTGGTGGTGGCGATGCGCCGGGGCATCATCGACCTGTGA
- a CDS encoding class I SAM-dependent methyltransferase, translating into MGITLSPREYATAFRLLASTARHPENIARLVEERLSPGLSQAPSLLDVGAGSGKVAQALAPRFNSLTLLEPNPEQVAGLRLEKAKVLIEPFERFDSSERFDLVLCSHVLYHVPPSDWPGFIDRLLSFVRPGGHALIIMAAGRGPTFELCRDFADTLNFGQLLLDTLGRMSLSHEVLPAMSGFTARTFEEMFTLCRFFVLEGCFTAEQLAAMGPEASREMDRKLRLHAEACLRPDGTYQLEQDEDMVLIPKP; encoded by the coding sequence ATGGGAATCACGCTGTCCCCGCGGGAGTACGCCACCGCGTTCCGTCTGCTCGCATCCACCGCGCGCCATCCAGAGAACATCGCGCGGCTCGTCGAGGAGCGCTTGTCGCCAGGCCTGTCCCAGGCGCCGTCGCTGCTGGACGTGGGCGCGGGCTCCGGCAAGGTGGCCCAGGCGCTGGCGCCGCGCTTCAACTCGCTGACGTTGCTCGAGCCCAACCCGGAGCAGGTGGCGGGGCTGCGACTGGAGAAGGCGAAGGTGCTCATCGAGCCCTTCGAGCGGTTCGATTCGTCCGAGCGCTTCGACCTGGTCCTGTGCTCCCACGTCCTGTACCACGTGCCGCCCTCGGACTGGCCGGGCTTCATCGACCGGCTCCTGTCGTTCGTGCGTCCCGGAGGCCACGCCCTCATCATCATGGCGGCGGGGCGCGGGCCCACGTTCGAGCTGTGCCGCGACTTCGCCGACACGCTGAACTTCGGCCAGCTGCTCCTGGACACGCTGGGGCGCATGTCGCTCTCGCACGAGGTCCTCCCGGCGATGAGCGGCTTCACCGCGCGCACCTTCGAGGAGATGTTCACCCTCTGCCGCTTCTTCGTGCTGGAGGGGTGCTTCACGGCCGAGCAGCTGGCGGCGATGGGGCCGGAGGCGTCGCGGGAGATGGACCGGAAGCTGCGCCTGCACGCGGAGGCCTGCCTGCGTCCGGACGGCACCTACCAGTTGGAGCAGGACGAGGACATGGTGCTCATCCCGAAGCCGTGA
- a CDS encoding 1-phosphofructokinase family hexose kinase, with product MAHIVTLTLNPAIDVATSVPEVTPEHKLRCGSVRRDPGGGGINVARVVRELGGESIAVYTRGGATGLLLEELLEEKGLLRRSIPVEGSTRESFTVAEGNSAREYRFILPGPVLTEREWQRCLDAVGEVAQGAAFIVASGSLPQGVPEDFYARVARLAKKLGVRCVVDTSGTALAAALEEGVFLAKPNRRELRELTGMQVEHLDAQASAARELVARGRAQVLAVSMGADGALLTTRDVQLRASPPPVETHSSVGAGDSFVAGVTLALARGQSLEEALRWGIACGTAALLSQGTDLCARADVERLFTLVKALPVARS from the coding sequence ATGGCGCACATCGTGACGCTGACGCTCAACCCCGCCATCGACGTCGCGACGTCCGTGCCGGAAGTCACCCCGGAGCACAAGCTGCGCTGCGGCTCGGTGCGCAGGGACCCGGGTGGCGGCGGCATCAACGTGGCCCGCGTGGTGCGCGAGCTCGGCGGTGAGTCCATCGCCGTCTACACCCGCGGCGGCGCCACGGGCCTGCTCCTCGAGGAGCTGCTGGAGGAGAAGGGCCTGCTGCGCCGCTCCATCCCCGTGGAGGGCTCCACCCGCGAGAGCTTCACCGTCGCCGAGGGCAACAGCGCCCGCGAGTACCGCTTCATCCTCCCCGGCCCCGTCCTCACCGAGCGCGAATGGCAGCGCTGCCTCGACGCCGTGGGCGAGGTGGCCCAGGGCGCCGCCTTCATCGTCGCCAGCGGCAGCCTGCCCCAAGGCGTCCCCGAGGACTTCTACGCGCGCGTCGCCAGGCTCGCCAAGAAGCTCGGCGTGCGCTGCGTGGTGGACACCAGCGGCACGGCGCTCGCCGCCGCCCTGGAGGAGGGCGTGTTCCTGGCCAAGCCCAACCGCCGCGAGCTGCGAGAGCTGACGGGCATGCAGGTGGAGCACCTGGACGCCCAGGCCTCGGCTGCCCGGGAGTTGGTCGCCCGGGGCCGCGCGCAGGTGCTCGCCGTCTCCATGGGCGCCGATGGCGCGCTGCTCACCACCCGCGACGTCCAGCTCCGCGCCTCGCCGCCTCCAGTGGAAACCCACAGCTCCGTCGGAGCCGGGGACAGCTTCGTGGCCGGGGTGACGCTGGCGCTCGCCCGGGGACAGTCCCTGGAGGAGGCCCTGCGCTGGGGCATCGCCTGCGGCACCGCGGCGCTCCTGTCCCAGGGGACCGACTTGTGCGCCCGGGCCGACGTCGAGCGTTTGTTCACGCTGGTGAAGGCGCTGCCCGTGGCGCGTTCGTAA
- a CDS encoding 3'(2'),5'-bisphosphate nucleotidase CysQ family protein, which produces MPSLDTELETARRIAREAGAVLLQVYATPFAVEDKAGGQGPVTEADTRANALIVDALHRAFPKDGVVAEESENDAVATRFERCWFVDPLDGTQEFVNRNGEFAIHIGLAIGGEARLGVVYRPVGDKLYSGVVGEGGFVEEAGARRALRVSDVAEPSALRLVVSRSHRSKLTNQVVARLGITREQESGSVGIKCGLLAESLADLYLHVSSKSYRWDNCAPEAVLRSAGGILTDLGGTPYRYNTAELQNLRGLLACNAAAFPHVQPVVTRFAREAGLLE; this is translated from the coding sequence ATGCCCTCCCTCGACACCGAGCTGGAAACCGCCCGTCGAATCGCCCGTGAAGCAGGCGCCGTGCTGCTCCAGGTCTACGCCACGCCCTTCGCGGTGGAGGACAAGGCGGGCGGGCAGGGGCCCGTCACGGAGGCGGACACCCGCGCCAATGCGCTCATCGTGGACGCGCTGCACAGGGCCTTCCCGAAGGACGGCGTGGTGGCGGAGGAGTCGGAGAACGACGCGGTGGCGACCCGCTTCGAGCGCTGCTGGTTCGTGGACCCGCTCGATGGCACCCAGGAGTTCGTCAATCGCAACGGTGAGTTCGCCATCCACATCGGTCTGGCCATCGGCGGCGAGGCGCGGCTGGGCGTCGTCTATCGGCCGGTGGGCGACAAGCTCTACTCGGGCGTGGTGGGGGAGGGCGGCTTCGTGGAGGAGGCGGGCGCGCGCCGGGCCCTGCGGGTGTCGGACGTGGCGGAGCCCTCGGCATTGCGACTGGTGGTGTCGCGCTCGCATCGTTCGAAGCTGACGAACCAGGTGGTGGCGCGGCTGGGCATCACCCGCGAGCAGGAGTCCGGCTCGGTGGGCATCAAGTGCGGTCTGCTCGCGGAGTCCCTCGCGGACCTGTACCTGCATGTCAGCTCCAAGAGCTACCGCTGGGACAACTGCGCGCCGGAGGCGGTGCTGCGCTCCGCCGGCGGAATCCTCACGGACCTGGGCGGCACGCCGTATCGCTACAACACCGCGGAGCTGCAGAACCTGCGCGGCCTCCTGGCCTGCAACGCCGCGGCCTTCCCTCACGTTCAGCCCGTGGTCACCCGCTTCGCGCGCGAGGCGGGGCTGCTCGAGTAG
- a CDS encoding XapX domain-containing protein codes for MTLALVGVALALLIGAGCRLLDIPLPAPPKLQGALLVVAMTVGFLLGERLLG; via the coding sequence ATGACCCTGGCCCTGGTCGGCGTCGCCCTGGCGCTGCTCATCGGCGCCGGCTGCCGCCTGCTCGACATCCCCCTGCCCGCGCCCCCGAAGCTCCAGGGCGCCCTGCTCGTGGTGGCCATGACGGTGGGGTTCCTCCTGGGGGAGCGGCTGCTGGGCTGA
- a CDS encoding amidohydrolase, producing MADLIVRNARVTTLDRDFPQAQALAVTHGVVEAVGDERDIMALATTFTRVIDAGGRRLVPGLNDSHIHLIRGGLNYNLELRWDGVRSLADAMAMLREQAARTPAPQWVRVVGGFSEHQFVEKRLPTLAELNAAAPETPVFILHLYDRALLNGAALRAVGYGKDTPEPPGGRIERDARGNPTGLLLASPNALILYATLALGPKLPPEYQLNSTRHFMRELNRLGVTSVIDAGGGFQNYPEDYDIIQKLHADGELTVRIAYNLFTQKKGSEQADFERWTGMLSPRQGDDMMRHNGAGEMLVFSAADFEDFRMPRPELPAGMEGELESVVHLLARKRWPFRIHATYDESISRVLDVYEKVNREVPLDGLHWFIDHAETISERNIERVRALSGGIAVQHRMVYQGEYFQERYGQDALGRTPPVRKMLELGVPVGAGTDATRVASYNPWVALYWLVTGRTLGGLSMYGEDNLLEREEALRLWTHGSAWFSHEQEKKGLLKRGYLADFTVLSSDYFQVPEESIQHITSVLTVVGGRVVHGTGDFEPLAPELPRPMPDWSPVNRFGGYQGGTLAQAREAFAKVSHGHGDACAVHGHGRTHASRHEVPTSDATGFWGALGCLCYAF from the coding sequence ATGGCCGACCTGATTGTCCGCAACGCCCGCGTCACCACCCTGGACCGGGACTTCCCCCAGGCCCAAGCCCTGGCCGTCACCCACGGTGTCGTGGAGGCCGTGGGAGACGAGCGAGACATCATGGCGCTCGCGACCACCTTCACCCGGGTCATCGACGCGGGCGGGCGCAGGCTCGTCCCCGGGCTCAATGACAGCCACATCCACCTGATTCGCGGCGGGCTCAACTACAACCTGGAGCTGCGTTGGGACGGCGTGCGCTCGCTGGCGGACGCCATGGCGATGCTGCGCGAGCAGGCGGCCCGCACGCCCGCGCCCCAGTGGGTCCGCGTGGTGGGCGGCTTCAGCGAGCACCAGTTCGTCGAGAAGCGCCTGCCCACGCTCGCCGAGCTCAACGCCGCGGCTCCCGAGACACCGGTCTTCATCCTCCACCTGTACGACCGCGCCCTGCTCAACGGCGCCGCCCTGCGCGCGGTGGGCTACGGCAAGGACACGCCCGAGCCGCCCGGGGGCCGCATCGAGCGCGACGCGCGCGGCAACCCCACCGGCCTGCTGCTGGCCAGCCCCAACGCCCTCATCCTCTACGCCACGCTCGCGCTGGGCCCCAAGCTGCCGCCGGAGTACCAGCTCAACTCCACGCGCCACTTCATGCGCGAGCTCAACCGGCTGGGCGTCACCTCCGTCATCGACGCGGGCGGCGGCTTCCAGAACTACCCGGAGGACTACGACATCATCCAGAAGCTGCACGCCGACGGTGAGCTGACGGTGCGCATCGCCTACAACCTCTTCACCCAGAAGAAGGGCTCCGAGCAGGCGGACTTCGAGCGCTGGACGGGCATGCTCTCGCCCCGTCAGGGCGACGACATGATGCGCCACAACGGCGCGGGCGAGATGCTGGTGTTCTCCGCGGCGGACTTCGAGGACTTCCGCATGCCCCGCCCGGAGCTGCCCGCGGGCATGGAGGGCGAGCTGGAGTCCGTCGTCCACCTGCTCGCCAGGAAGCGCTGGCCCTTCCGCATCCACGCCACCTACGACGAGAGCATCAGCCGGGTGCTGGACGTCTACGAGAAGGTGAACCGGGAGGTGCCGCTGGACGGCCTGCACTGGTTCATCGACCACGCGGAGACCATCTCCGAGCGCAACATCGAGCGGGTGCGCGCGCTCAGCGGCGGCATCGCCGTGCAGCACCGCATGGTCTACCAGGGCGAGTACTTCCAGGAGCGCTACGGTCAGGACGCCCTCGGCCGCACGCCCCCCGTCCGGAAGATGCTGGAGCTGGGCGTGCCGGTGGGCGCGGGCACGGACGCCACGCGCGTGGCCAGCTACAACCCCTGGGTGGCGCTGTACTGGCTCGTCACGGGCCGCACGCTGGGCGGCCTGTCCATGTACGGCGAGGACAACCTGCTCGAGCGCGAGGAGGCCCTGCGCCTGTGGACGCACGGCAGCGCGTGGTTCTCCCACGAGCAGGAGAAGAAGGGGCTGCTCAAGCGGGGCTACCTCGCGGACTTCACCGTGCTGTCCTCGGACTACTTCCAGGTGCCCGAGGAGTCCATCCAGCACATCACCAGCGTGCTGACGGTGGTGGGCGGCCGGGTGGTGCACGGCACGGGGGACTTCGAGCCGCTGGCGCCCGAGCTGCCCCGGCCCATGCCGGACTGGTCCCCGGTGAACCGCTTCGGCGGCTACCAGGGCGGCACGCTGGCCCAGGCCCGCGAGGCCTTCGCCAAGGTGTCACACGGCCACGGCGACGCCTGCGCCGTGCACGGGCATGGGAGGACGCACGCGTCGCGCCACGAGGTTCCCACCTCCGACGCGACGGGTTTCTGGGGAGCGCTGGGGTGCCTCTGTTATGCCTTCTGA
- a CDS encoding tRNA-uridine aminocarboxypropyltransferase codes for MSSRVALRPRCDRCYLPSHLCLCAEIPRVQTRTRFLLVQHALEIRKKSNTGRVAALALTNATLLTHGSPADVLDSSLFAEPGTWLLFPDGPELPEDTPPPRQVVVLDGSWSQARRMSQRLPTLRLLPRLVLPPPPPGMLHLREPSHPAGMSTLDAIARAVELLEGPQTAAPLARLAQLRVQRIAECGSLNREAMGPGR; via the coding sequence ATGTCTTCGCGCGTTGCCCTCCGCCCCCGATGTGACCGCTGCTATCTCCCGTCGCACCTGTGTCTGTGCGCGGAGATTCCCCGCGTGCAGACACGCACGCGGTTCCTGCTGGTGCAGCACGCGCTGGAGATCCGCAAGAAGAGCAACACCGGCCGGGTGGCCGCGCTCGCCCTCACCAACGCCACCCTGCTCACCCACGGCTCGCCCGCCGACGTCCTGGACAGCTCCCTGTTCGCCGAGCCCGGCACGTGGTTGCTCTTCCCGGACGGGCCCGAGCTCCCCGAGGACACCCCGCCCCCCAGGCAGGTGGTGGTCCTGGATGGCAGCTGGTCCCAGGCGCGGCGGATGAGCCAGCGGCTCCCCACGCTGCGACTGCTCCCCCGGCTCGTGCTGCCACCGCCGCCCCCCGGGATGCTCCACCTGCGCGAGCCGAGCCACCCGGCGGGCATGTCCACCCTGGACGCGATTGCCCGCGCGGTGGAGCTGCTGGAGGGGCCCCAGACGGCGGCCCCCCTGGCGCGCCTCGCCCAGCTGCGCGTCCAGCGCATCGCCGAGTGCGGCTCGCTCAACCGCGAGGCGATGGGCCCCGGCCGCTGA
- a CDS encoding GNAT family N-acetyltransferase, giving the protein MAVTLRPAQPSDEPALGRMGAALAQLHHDFDKQRFMLPDDVEAGYRWWLGREARKADAVVIVAEMDGEVVGYAYGRVEPVDWNALLDRSGGFHDLWVDAKARKAGVGAQLAEELMRRLTALGVPRVVLHTAAKNEAAQRMFARLGWRPTMVEMTREATKP; this is encoded by the coding sequence ATGGCCGTCACCCTCCGTCCCGCGCAGCCCTCGGACGAGCCCGCCCTGGGCCGCATGGGCGCGGCGCTCGCCCAGCTCCACCACGACTTCGACAAACAGCGCTTCATGCTGCCCGACGACGTCGAGGCCGGTTACCGCTGGTGGCTGGGACGCGAGGCACGCAAGGCGGACGCGGTCGTCATCGTCGCGGAGATGGACGGCGAGGTGGTGGGCTACGCCTACGGCCGCGTGGAGCCCGTGGACTGGAACGCCCTGTTGGACCGCTCCGGCGGCTTCCACGACCTCTGGGTGGACGCCAAGGCACGCAAGGCGGGCGTGGGCGCCCAGCTCGCCGAGGAGCTGATGCGCCGGCTCACCGCCCTGGGCGTGCCGCGCGTCGTGCTGCACACCGCCGCGAAGAACGAGGCCGCCCAGCGCATGTTCGCCCGCCTGGGCTGGCGCCCCACCATGGTGGAGATGACCCGCGAGGCCACCAAGCCCTGA
- a CDS encoding DUF1427 family protein: MNWKLCVGLLLGLGIGFGCRWLGVPVPAPPALVGALLVVTMTTGYTLTDRLLASRPSRNHIHCGGPTGETQESRS, encoded by the coding sequence GTGAACTGGAAACTGTGTGTGGGACTGCTGCTGGGCCTGGGCATCGGCTTCGGCTGTCGCTGGCTGGGGGTGCCCGTGCCCGCGCCGCCAGCGCTCGTCGGCGCGCTGCTCGTCGTCACCATGACGACGGGCTACACGCTCACGGACCGGCTGCTCGCCTCGCGCCCGTCACGCAATCACATCCACTGCGGCGGGCCCACCGGGGAGACCCAGGAGAGCAGGTCATGA
- a CDS encoding hydrolase, with product MPNASPTPGKSLLTPDNHALILVDHQSQMAFATHSIELPLLRNNTALLCKAAAGFRVPTLLTTVAEKSFSGPLFPEIKEVFPEAKVIDRTTMNCWEDPNVTDQVNRFDKARVVFAGLWTGVCIVGPVLSAIDQGFQVYVITDASGDVSQEAHERAVQRMVQAGAIPMTSLQYLLELQRDWARGATYAMTTGVAVAHGGGYGLGVQYAKSMFNASEGGGH from the coding sequence ATGCCCAACGCCTCCCCCACGCCCGGCAAGAGCCTGCTCACCCCGGACAACCACGCGCTCATCCTGGTGGACCACCAGTCCCAGATGGCCTTCGCCACGCACAGCATCGAGCTGCCGCTGTTGCGCAACAACACCGCGCTCCTCTGCAAGGCCGCCGCGGGCTTTCGCGTCCCCACGCTGCTCACCACCGTCGCGGAGAAGAGCTTCTCGGGCCCCCTGTTCCCCGAAATCAAGGAGGTCTTCCCCGAGGCGAAGGTCATCGACCGCACCACGATGAACTGCTGGGAGGACCCGAACGTCACCGACCAGGTCAACCGCTTCGACAAGGCGCGCGTCGTGTTCGCCGGCCTCTGGACGGGCGTGTGCATCGTCGGCCCCGTGCTGTCCGCCATCGACCAGGGCTTCCAGGTGTATGTCATCACCGACGCCAGCGGTGACGTGTCCCAGGAGGCGCACGAGCGCGCCGTGCAGCGCATGGTGCAGGCCGGCGCCATCCCCATGACCAGCCTCCAGTACCTGCTGGAGCTGCAGCGCGACTGGGCGCGCGGCGCCACCTACGCCATGACCACGGGCGTCGCGGTCGCCCACGGCGGTGGCTACGGCCTGGGCGTGCAGTACGCCAAGAGCATGTTCAACGCCTCCGAGGGCGGCGGTCACTGA
- a CDS encoding MFS transporter — protein sequence MPSEANVAVSPAPVAQEVGALAPLRHATFRTLWLAVLASHIGTWVHDVAAAWFMSERTGSPLMVAAVQSATTLPVVVFALVAGTLADIVDRRRYLITIQVWMLVMATLLAWVSMAGELTEWTLLGLTFALGMGAAMAMPAQAATTAELVPRPLLAPAVALSSIGMNIARSVGPALGGLIVARFGAGWAFSVDAVSYLGVLLALVSWRRAKAESTLPSEPFGTALRGGLRYAARSGDLRSVLLKSACFYGFASALPAQLAIVVRKELGAGAGTYGLLLTCIGAGAVAGAVVLPRLRARWGVDRLVLGATLLYALTMVTVAFVRSMPVLGVAMVANGLAWISVLSSLQTATHLSVPTWVRARALSLYIVVFSAGMAGGGLVWGSVAQRFGVPVSLTVAAGAAVLAGFFSLRFRLGQAMARNTAPSAHWPTPEVSEDVEKDQGPVLVTVEYRIAPTGRAAFLPLVHQLGDTRRRDGAVQWGVMEDTAEPGRFLEYFVLGSWMEHLRQHERVTHEEKALQEQLRALHQGPLPPVVHHYVGAAPTLPRLTPLENDA from the coding sequence ATGCCTTCTGAAGCGAATGTCGCGGTGAGCCCCGCGCCCGTGGCCCAGGAGGTGGGGGCCCTGGCGCCCTTGCGTCACGCCACGTTCCGCACGCTGTGGCTCGCGGTGCTGGCCAGCCACATCGGCACCTGGGTGCACGACGTGGCCGCGGCGTGGTTCATGTCGGAGCGCACCGGCTCGCCGCTGATGGTCGCGGCGGTGCAGTCGGCGACGACGCTGCCCGTCGTCGTCTTCGCGCTGGTGGCGGGCACGCTGGCGGACATCGTCGACCGGCGGCGCTACCTCATCACCATCCAGGTGTGGATGCTGGTCATGGCCACGCTGCTCGCGTGGGTCTCCATGGCGGGCGAGCTGACGGAGTGGACGCTGCTGGGGCTGACGTTCGCCCTGGGCATGGGCGCGGCCATGGCCATGCCGGCGCAGGCGGCCACCACCGCGGAGCTGGTCCCCAGGCCCCTGCTCGCGCCCGCCGTGGCGCTGAGCTCCATCGGGATGAACATCGCGCGCTCGGTGGGCCCCGCGCTGGGAGGACTCATCGTCGCGCGCTTCGGCGCGGGGTGGGCCTTCTCGGTGGACGCCGTCTCCTATCTGGGCGTGCTGCTGGCGCTCGTGTCCTGGCGGCGGGCGAAGGCGGAGTCCACGCTCCCATCGGAGCCCTTCGGCACCGCGCTGCGCGGAGGGCTGCGGTACGCGGCGCGCTCGGGCGACCTGCGCTCGGTGCTGCTCAAGTCCGCCTGCTTCTATGGCTTCGCCAGCGCGCTGCCCGCGCAGCTCGCCATCGTCGTGCGCAAGGAGCTGGGCGCGGGCGCGGGGACGTATGGACTGCTGCTCACGTGCATCGGCGCGGGCGCGGTGGCGGGCGCCGTCGTGCTGCCCCGCCTGCGGGCGCGGTGGGGCGTGGACCGGTTGGTGCTGGGGGCGACGCTGCTCTACGCGCTCACCATGGTGACGGTGGCCTTCGTGCGCAGCATGCCGGTGCTGGGCGTGGCCATGGTGGCCAACGGACTGGCGTGGATCAGCGTGCTGTCCTCGCTCCAGACGGCCACGCACCTGTCGGTGCCCACCTGGGTTCGCGCCCGCGCGCTGTCGCTCTACATCGTCGTGTTCTCCGCGGGCATGGCCGGCGGTGGCCTGGTGTGGGGCTCGGTGGCCCAGCGCTTCGGCGTGCCCGTGTCGCTGACGGTGGCGGCGGGCGCGGCGGTGCTCGCGGGCTTCTTCTCGCTGCGCTTCCGACTGGGCCAGGCCATGGCTCGCAACACCGCGCCGTCCGCCCACTGGCCCACGCCCGAGGTCTCCGAGGACGTCGAGAAGGACCAGGGTCCGGTCCTCGTGACGGTGGAGTACCGCATCGCCCCCACGGGGCGCGCGGCGTTCCTCCCCCTGGTGCACCAGCTGGGCGACACGCGACGGCGCGACGGCGCGGTGCAGTGGGGCGTCATGGAGGACACGGCGGAGCCCGGGCGGTTCCTCGAGTACTTCGTGCTCGGCTCCTGGATGGAGCACCTGCGCCAGCACGAGCGCGTCACCCACGAGGAGAAGGCGCTGCAGGAGCAGCTGCGCGCGCTGCACCAGGGCCCCCTGCCCCCCGTGGTCCATCACTACGTCGGCGCCGCGCCGACGCTCCCCCGCCTCACCCCCTTGGAGAACGACGCGTGA